The DNA window CGGCTGGCCGACCGGCTGCGGTCCCTGTCGGACACCCGGCTGGCCCGGCCGCTGCCCCCGCACCCCTCCCGGGCGGACGCCGCGCACGCGCTGGCCCAGGCCCTCGCCGCGGCCGACCAGGGGGTGGAGCAGCGGGCCGACCCGCGGCCGCCCGCCTGGCGCCGAGTGCCCCGGCTGCACGACTTCGCGGTCGGCGACCAGGTGGCCGTCACGGGCCACGACCTGGTCCGCGCGGCCGAGGGGCTGGACCCGGCCACCCCGGTGTGGGCGCCGGGCCGGTGCCGTCCGTTGGGTGAGCTGCTGGCCGAGCTGGAGTCGTCCGCCCGGGAGCTACGACAGGCGTTGTAGGACCAGGGCCATGCCCTGGCCGCCGCCCACGCACATGGTCTCCAGGCCGATCTCCTTGTCCTGCCAGTCCAGCCCGTTGAGCAGGGTGCCGGCGATCCGGGCGCCGGTCATGCCGAACGGGTGGCCGACCGCGATCGCGCCGCCGTGCACGTTCAGCTTCTCCATGGGCACGCCGAGCTCGCGCGCTGACGGCAGCACCTGCGCGGCGAACGCCTCGTTGATCTCGACCAGGTCGACGTCGTCGATGGTCATCCCGGCGCGGGCCAGCGCCTGCCGGGAGGCCTCGACCGGGCCCATGCCCATGATCTCGGGGGACAGCCCGGTGACGCCGGTGGAGACGATCCGGGCCAGCGGGGTGACGCCCAGCTCGCGGGCCCGCGTGTCGGACATGATGATCACCGCGGCGGCACCGTCGTTGAGCGGGCAGCAGTTGCCCGCGGTGATCGTCCCGTCCGGCCGGAACACCGGCTTGAGCTGGGACACCGCCGCCAGGGTCACGCCCGGCCGCGGCCCGTCGTCCTGCGACACGACCGTGCCGTCCGGCACCATGACCGGAGTGATCTCGCGGGCCCAGAACCCCGAGGCGACGGCCTCCTCGGCCAGGTTCTGCGACCGGACGCCGAACACGTCCTGCTCCTCGCGGGTGACCCCATACAGCTGGGCCACGTTCTCCGCGGTCTGGCCCATGGCGACGTAGACGTCCGGCAGGGCGCCGTCGGCCCACGGGTCGGTCCAGGTCCCGGCGCCGCCGGCGGCGCGATCGGCGGTGCGCTGCTGGGCCGGGGCGAAGCGCGGGTTCATGGTGTCGGGCAGGCCGTCGCTGCTGCCCTTGGCGAAGCTGCTGACCATCTCCACGCCGGCGCTGATGAGCACGTCGCCCTCGCCGGACCGGATCGCGTGCAGCGCCATCCGGGTGGTCTGCAGGGACGACGCGCAGTACCGGGTGACCGTCGTCCCCGGGACACCGTCCAGGCCGAGCAGCACCGCGACGACCCGGCCCATGTTGTACCCCTGCTCACCGCCGGGCAGCCCGCAGCCGAGCATCAGGTCGTCGACCGTGCGCGGGTCCAGCTCGGGCACCTTGGCCAGCGCCGCCTGGACGACCGTGGCCGCGAGGTCGTCGGGTCGCAGGTCCTTGAGCGAGCCCTTGCCGGCGCGGCCGATCGGGGAGCGGGCGGTGGCGACGATGACGGCCTCGGGCATGGCTACTCCTTGGGGGTGAGCGTGGTGATCTGCAGGGCGTCGAGGGCCGCGGGCAGCAGCGCCTCGCCGAGGCGGCGGTAGCCCAGGGACGACGGGTGGAACCGGTCCTCGCTGAAGTACTCGGCCGGGTTCGCGTCGAACTCCGGCCCGACCAGCTCGGCCAGCGGGACGGCGTGCCCGCCCGCAGCCTCGGTGGCGGTGGCCTGCGCGGCGGCCAGCGTCAGGCTCCAGCGCCGTCCGATCGTGCGCAGCGGCTGGGGGAACGGCCGGATGGTGCCCAGGTCCGGGCAGGTGCCCACGACCACCGCGCAGCCGACGTCGACCAGCCGGCGCACGACGGCCTCGAGACGCGCGACCGACGTCGCCGGGGGGACGAGGTGTGTGACGTCGTTCGCCCCGATGATGATCACCGCGAGGTCGGGAGGTGGGGTGCGGCGCAGCGCCCGGTCGACCTGCTCGTCGAGGTCAGAGGTACGGGCCCCCACGACGGCCAGGCCGACCAGCGCCACTGGCCGGTCGGAGGCCGCCGACAGCCCGGCCGCGACCACCATGGAGACCGTGTGGTACGGGTCGTCGGCGCCGAGTCCGGCGGCGCCGGAGTCGCCGAGCATCACCATCCGCAGCAGGTCGCCGCGGCCACGGCCGACGATGCCGTCGACGGCGAACGGCACCTGGCGCGGCTCACCCACCCGCCAGCGGGCCAGCTTGGCCTGCGCGAACAGCACCCCGACCGTGGTTCCGAGCAGCCCGGCGAAGCCGCCGCCACCGACGGCGGCCCGTCGTGCCTGCCTCGCCCCGCCCACGTTTGAAGGGTAGGACACGCCGATAGGCTCCCGTCCGTGCGCGTCTACGAATCGATGGTCGACCTGATCGGCAACACCCCCCTGGTCCGGCTGCGGCACGTCACGGCGGGGCTGACCGCTACCGTGCTGGTCAAGGTCGAGTACCTCAACCCGGGCGGGTCGGTGAAGGACCGGATCGCGGTCCGGATGATCGACGCCGCCGAGCGCGAGGGGCTGCTCAAGCCGGGCGGCACCATCGTCGAGCCGACGTCCGGGAACACCGGCGTGGGGCTGGCCCTGGTTGCCCAGCAGCGTGGCTACCATTGCGTGTTCGTCGTCCCGGACAAGGTGTCCAACGACAAGATCAACGTGCTGCGCGCCTACGGCGCGCGGGTCGAGGTGTGCCCGACCGCGGTGCCCCCGGAGCACCCGGACTCCTACTACAGCGTGAGCGACCGGCTGGCCAGGGAGATCCCCGGCGCCTGGAAGCCGGACCAGTACTCCAACCCGAACAACGCGCAGTCGCACTACGAGACGACCGGACCGGAGATCTGGGAGGACACCGACGGCCGGGTGACGATGTTCGTCGCCGGGGTGGGCACCGGGGGGACGATCAGCGGCACCGGGCGCTACCTCAAGGAGGTGTCCGAGGGGCGGGTGCGGGTGGTGGGGGCCGACCCCGAGGGGTCGGTGTACTCCGGTGGCACCGGCCGGCCGTACCTGGTCGAGGGCGTGGGCGAGGACTTCTGGCCGACGGCGTACGACCGCACGGTGCCGGACGAGATCGTCGCCGTGTCCGACCGGGAGTCGTTCGGCATGACCCGGCGGCTGGCCCGCGAGGAGGGCCTGCTCGTCGGCGGGTCCTGCGGGATGGCCGTGGTGGCGGCGCTGAAGGTCGCCGAGACGCTCGGGCCGGACGACGTGGTCGTGGTGCTGCTGCCGGACTCCGGCCGCGGCTACCTGTCCAAGGTGTTCAACGACGAGTGGCTGGCCCGGTACGGGTTCCTCGAGGCGGACACCACCACCACGGTGGGCGACGTGCTGCGCGGCAAGGACGGCTCACTGCCCCCGCTCGTGCACACCCACCCGAACGAGACCCTGGCCGAGGCGATCGCGATCCTGCGCGAGTACGGCGTCTCGCAGATGCCGGTCGTGCAGGCCGAGCCCCCGGTGATGGCCGCGGAGGTGGTCGGGTCGGTGTCCGAGCGGGAGCTGCTGGACGCGCTGTTCTCCGGTCAGGCCCACCTGGCCGACCGGGTGGAGACGCACCTGAGCGCGCCGCTGCCCGTGGTCGGCGCCGGCGAGCCGGTCGAGCACGCGGTGGCGGCGCTGGAGAGCGCCGACGCGCTGCTGGTGCTGGACGACGGCAAGCCGGTCGGGGTGCTCACCCGACAG is part of the Actinomycetes bacterium genome and encodes:
- a CDS encoding acetyl-CoA C-acetyltransferase; amino-acid sequence: MPEAVIVATARSPIGRAGKGSLKDLRPDDLAATVVQAALAKVPELDPRTVDDLMLGCGLPGGEQGYNMGRVVAVLLGLDGVPGTTVTRYCASSLQTTRMALHAIRSGEGDVLISAGVEMVSSFAKGSSDGLPDTMNPRFAPAQQRTADRAAGGAGTWTDPWADGALPDVYVAMGQTAENVAQLYGVTREEQDVFGVRSQNLAEEAVASGFWAREITPVMVPDGTVVSQDDGPRPGVTLAAVSQLKPVFRPDGTITAGNCCPLNDGAAAVIIMSDTRARELGVTPLARIVSTGVTGLSPEIMGMGPVEASRQALARAGMTIDDVDLVEINEAFAAQVLPSARELGVPMEKLNVHGGAIAVGHPFGMTGARIAGTLLNGLDWQDKEIGLETMCVGGGQGMALVLQRLS
- a CDS encoding SGNH/GDSL hydrolase family protein is translated as MGGARQARRAAVGGGGFAGLLGTTVGVLFAQAKLARWRVGEPRQVPFAVDGIVGRGRGDLLRMVMLGDSGAAGLGADDPYHTVSMVVAAGLSAASDRPVALVGLAVVGARTSDLDEQVDRALRRTPPPDLAVIIIGANDVTHLVPPATSVARLEAVVRRLVDVGCAVVVGTCPDLGTIRPFPQPLRTIGRRWSLTLAAAQATATEAAGGHAVPLAELVGPEFDANPAEYFSEDRFHPSSLGYRRLGEALLPAALDALQITTLTPKE
- a CDS encoding cystathionine beta-synthase: MRVYESMVDLIGNTPLVRLRHVTAGLTATVLVKVEYLNPGGSVKDRIAVRMIDAAEREGLLKPGGTIVEPTSGNTGVGLALVAQQRGYHCVFVVPDKVSNDKINVLRAYGARVEVCPTAVPPEHPDSYYSVSDRLAREIPGAWKPDQYSNPNNAQSHYETTGPEIWEDTDGRVTMFVAGVGTGGTISGTGRYLKEVSEGRVRVVGADPEGSVYSGGTGRPYLVEGVGEDFWPTAYDRTVPDEIVAVSDRESFGMTRRLAREEGLLVGGSCGMAVVAALKVAETLGPDDVVVVLLPDSGRGYLSKVFNDEWLARYGFLEADTTTTVGDVLRGKDGSLPPLVHTHPNETLAEAIAILREYGVSQMPVVQAEPPVMAAEVVGSVSERELLDALFSGQAHLADRVETHLSAPLPVVGAGEPVEHAVAALESADALLVLDDGKPVGVLTRQDLLGYLSR